GGCTTGCAGCGACGTAATCATGTTGTACGTCGGCGCCATGAAGCTGTAATCCTCGGCGATGACGATGTTCTCGCCATCCTGAACGGTCGGCAGCTGAACCGTCGAGCGCCACACATGGAAGTGCGCGCCGTAAACGCGGTCCGCTCCGCTACCGCTCGCCAATTGGCGGGCAAGCGCATCGAATTCGTTCCACGTCATGTCGTTGGTCGGGTACGGCAGACCGGCAGCGTCGAAAATGGCTTTGTTGTAGTAGAGAATCCAGATGTCGCTGCGGAAGGGCAGAGCATAGAGCGCGTCCTCGTAAGTCAGTTCTTCCGCTGCACCGCTGTAGAGGCTGAGATCGATGTCCGCTGCTTCGATGTATTCGTTCAGAGGGATAATCTGACCGCGTGTCAGCATCGCCGAATAACCCGGGATGTCCTTGACGGTGATCACGTCCACATCGTCGCCGCCAGACAGCATCACGTTAACGACGTCCTGATATTCAGCGGATGCAATATCGATCAATTCGACCGTAACATTCGGATTTTGCGCCTGATATGCGTCAACCACTGCCTGCCAGTACGGGGTCGTGGCCGTATCCCAGACGGTCATGCGCAGGTGAACCTGATCCTGCGCCGAAACACCACCCATGACCGCGAATACGAGAAGCAGAGAAAGCAGCGTAACCGATATCTTCCATTTGCCTTGAACGCCCAAAACACTCATGACTGTCACTCCTCTTGTTCACTGAAACATGTGCTTCATGTACGGAGTTGTTGCCTTACAGGGTTTGCGCTGAATTTCCTTCGATATCTCATCCTCCAATCACCTTGATGCCACATTACGACCCGCCGGGACTAGCAGGCGAGCCAGCCTCCATCGACCGGGACGATTGCGCCGTGCAAATAGCGGGCGGCTTCGGAAGCGAGAAAAACCACTGTGCCTTTCAAATCTTCTGGGGTTCCCCATCGTCCGGCAGGAATGCGTCGCAGAATTGCATCGGAACGCGCTTCGTCTGCCCGAAGCGGCGCGGTGTTATCGGTCGCCATATATCCGGGCGCAATCGCGTTGACATTGATGTTGTGTTTCGCCAGTTCATTCGCCAGCGCGCGCGTAAGTCCGGCAACGCCGCTCTTGGACGCTGTATACGAAGGCACCCGGACACCCCCCTGAAATGAAAGCATTGAGGCGACATTGATAATCTTGCCGCCGCTGTTGCGCGCGACCATGCGTTTGGCGACGATCTGCGACAGGAAGAACAGCGATTTCAGATTGATCTGCAGCACATCGTCCCAATCCTCTTCGCTGAAGTCCAGAGCGTCGGCACGACGGATGATCCCGGCGTTATTCACCAAGATGCTGATGGGAGCGAAATTCGCTTCAATCCGGCTGACTTCTTGCCTCAGATCTTCGACGCTGGCGGTACGCAGATCGCGCTGTACCACGTAACTGTGCCGGCCAAGCGCGGTGGCGGTTTGGGCGGTTTCGATGGCTTCCGACCGATCCCAGGCGACAATATCCGCGCCCGCTTCGGCCAGTGCGATCGCCGCCGCCTGCCCCAGGCCTTGAGTTGCCCCTGTCACCAGTGCGACACGTCCATCCAACCGAAACTGATCGAGTATCATCGCAGACGACCTCGCTTAATGTCCCAATTCGCGCAGCATCGAGACGGTGCGGCTGACCCAGCCGACATTCGGATCTTCGACCGCCGCCTGAACGCGCTGTGTCCCGCCGAGGAACCACAAATAATAGGTGGTATAGCCCGGCGCGCTGACGACGGTGTGATAGCCCTTTGGGAGCATGTGAATGCTGTTGTCGCGGATGGTGAAGTTTTCGTCTTCACCGTCATCGTTGTAGGTATGGCAAATGCCAAATCCGTCTTTGGGATTCACCTTGAAGTAGTACATTTCTTCCTGGTATGCCTGACGTGGCAAGTCGTCTTCCTGATGCTTATGCGGCGGATACGTGCTCCAATTGCCCGACGGCGTATAAGTCTCCCCTACGATCAGCCGACGTGCGGGTAGGTCCGGCTGCGACGCCAGGGTGAGAATTTGGTGGAAGTTGCGAGTGAAGTTCGCCGCACCCCATACGCCATCGGCGACCTGCGATGGGGCGATCATGTAAGGCGCTATTTCAAGATCGCTCGGCGCACTCGGCAGGGCAATTTCAACCGCAGTCGTGGCACGGATGATGAAGGAGGCATCAGCCGGGATGTAGACAGAGTGAGGCTTGCCTGAAAAGACGTTGGCTCGTCCGCCGACATCCGCAAAACGAGAATCATTGATCTCAAACGTGGCTTTGCCGCTGAGCAGCACTGCAAGGATTTCACGTCCGGGGGTCACGGCTTCGTACGTTTCACCGACTGCCAGCTTGAGGAGACTGAAATCGAGCAGACTACATGCGTTAAACGGCAGCGTATTCATGCCAGATTGATTGGAGAGATTCGCATGATACTTCATCGAAAGGGTTCCTTTGCAGGTTAGCTTCATTTCACCAGTACAACTGCCACTCGGGTTTGATCGAGCGCATCAGCGCTTCCATATAGAAGAAATCGCCCCACAAGCAGCCTTCATCGACACCTATGTTTTTCGGCATGTCGTAAACACTATGGAGAAGAAGCGCATTCGAACCGGACTGCAGCGATGCCGCATAGTTCGTGACGAGCGAAGTGAGTATCGTCTCAGCGGCGCTCTGATAGCGCTGACGCTGGGCGTCTTCGGGTATCCAGTGTGCTAACTCCTGCAAGCCGCAGACCGCAATCGCCGCCGCAGAACTGTCGCGCGGCTGGCCGCTGTCATCGCCAAACACCAAATCCCAATAGACGACGTGATCTTCAGGAAGATGATCGAGGAAGTAATCCGCACACCGTTGCGCTGCGACGAGCAGGCTTTCATCGTGGGTATAACGGTAGCTCAGGGCGAAGCCGTAGATCGCCCATGCTTGCCCGCGCGCCCAGCACGAATTACCGGCATGGCCCTGAGCCGTGCTGCCACCGATCGGCGCACCAGTTTCGGGGTTCCAATAGAACGTGTGGTAGGTGCTATTGTCGGGACGCACGACCTGATCGCGCAGTTGCGAACTGTGATAATGGGCTGCCGCTGCAAAGCGGGGATCGCCGGTCTGTTCAGTCGCCCAATACAACAGCGGCATATTCATCAGGCTGTCTATGATGGTGTTGCCGCGCATCTTCGGGTCGTCTAGCCCGCCCCATGCCTGAAAGATGCCGATTTTTGCCAGGTAACGAGCCATCAGTGCCTCTGCAGCTTGAAGTGCGGCTTGCCGAGCTGCGAGGTCTCCGGTGAGGCGCCAGGGTGCGACACAGGCGAGTGTGTAGAGAAAACCGATGTCGTGTGTATCTAGGTCGATTGCGTTTTCGACACGGTGCGCGAAATTCTGGATGTGCCGTTCGCCAAGCTGAAGGTAACGGGCTTCCCCGGTGAATTCATACGCCAGCCAGAGCATGCCTGACCAGAAACTCGTCGTCCAGCCGTAGTTATCACCTTCCACAAAACCACTTTGCGGCTGACGCAGCGGATACCAATTGCCGGTGGTGGTATTCTCAGGAAAACGGTCGGCAAACGTTTCCATATTGGCATTGATCGTCTGCAAGGCACGTTCGACCGAGAACTTCAAATTCACTGCGATCATGTGAACCTACCTCATGATACTGGCAGCCTGCAAACTGTAGCGCAAACATACTGACTATTTGCAATAACATTTGCAGGCATAGTAACGTGATTGCTGTAATTGGTCAAGTATTTGCGTTGATTCTGTCTGGGAATACTGCCCGTCTCGGTAAGATACATCAGAAATTGCCGCAAATCGCAACTCAATTACGGATACTATCTGCAAATATAACGCAAATTCTTGACAGTCTTAATGTGCATTTGCGAAGGCAGAAGGTATACTAGGCTCACATATGTCTCTAGATTGTGGCTGAAACCATCTTGACCAACAGTGACCTGAAACGACCTGCTGACCGCCGCGTTTACCAGCGCGATATTGCAGAACGTGCCCGCGTTTCCATCAGTACAGTTTCGCGCGTCCTCAAAAATGCAGGTGGCATTAGTGACAGCGTCACGAAGAGAGTTCTTGCCGTTGCTGATGAGCTGGGATACGAGACGACAGAAGATGACAAGCCAGAGCAGCTTCGAAGCGTGATGCTGCTCACTAGCCTCTCGCTATCACCTTCGCTGGATCCATTCCATTCAGCCGTATTGAGCGGTCTCGAATGGGCCTGTCACCAACAGGAAATCCACTTTGGTTATGCGTCGCTGAGCAATGGCAGTTCGAACTCCGACCTCGTCCTCAGCCGCTTGCAGCGGCATCCTGTTGATGGCGTACTCCTGTTGTCACTGGATGATCCGGCGCTTCTGCAGCAGGTTCGCGCGCTGAATATCCCTCTCGTCATGATCAACGTGGATGCATTGGATGCAGTCGAAGATGCAGTTCTCCCCGACAATTATCAGGGCGCGCGTCTGGCTATGCGCTATCTGCTCGACAGTGGGCATACGCGCATTTTGCACATTACCCAGTCGCACCGACGCACCATTCGACGCCGGACTGAAGCCTACAGAGATATGCTTCGGGAAGCGGGAATAGTGTTCGATCCGGATCTCGTGGTCGAAACAGAAATTAACCCCGAACAAACCTATAAAGTGATGACCCAGCAGCTCGCACGGCACGGTGCAGATTACACAGCAGTTTTTTGCGCCAACGATCTCTCCGCGATGGGTTTCATGCGTGCTGCTCAGGAATTTGGGCTAAACATTCCAAACGATGTATCAGTCATCGGCTTCGACGATATTTCTTCGGCGGCATTCCTCTCGCCGCCGCTTACAACGATGCGCATTGATGTACGCCAGCTGGCAATGCTGGCCGTGCGCAGGCTCATGGATCGAGTCACGGATCCCAGTCTGCTCCCGGTTCGCGTATTTCTCGGCTGCGAGTTGATTAAGCGCTCTTCGGTCGTCTCCCGCTGATCCGTGGAGCCATCTCGGCACGGCTGATTTTGCGCGGGACAGGATAAGCCGAACTCCTGGGCAAGAGCTGACAGCGTTTCGTCAGCTGCAAATCCTGCCTTGAGTATTTGACCTAACCCCGCTTCAACGGACGGTCAGAATGTCAGGGGCACGCGAGCTGCTCAAAGGCCAAGGACTGAGATAGCCCAAGGCAGAATGCCGCCGCTGACGGGTTCATTCTGGCCACGACCGGGATTGTTGCCGGCAATCATAACGACGCGTTTGAGCTCAAAGACCATCTGCGAGCCGCCTTCAAGTTCATCAAGCGGCAGGGGATTGCCATTGCCGGCAGTTACTTCAACGCAGATGCGGCGTTTGACACCAAAGCAGCGCGCTGGACCTGCTTCAACCATAAGCTCATTCCCAACATTGTCGAGAACACGCGTTCCCGCAGACGAACCAAACGAGGCCGCAAGCGGCTTTTCAACCGTGACATCTATAAGCAGCGCTGAAGCGCTGAACGCGCTTTCGCCTAGATCGACAAGCTCCACGTTTTACTCAACCGCTTTGACCGCACAGCCGCTCATTTCCTCGGCGCTCACCACATCGTTTACGCTCTCATCAAATTGCGCTACCTCTTTGCCGCAAAACCTTGAATCAGTTCATCTAGAAAGAGCCAGCGAAGACGGCGTCGAGTTCCAATACTGAAGCCTCGGCTAATCGCCCGCCAGTTTCGATGCGCACGCGAATGCCGCTCAACTCCAGGGTTCCCGGAAGAACAAAGTCGAAAATCTGATAAGGAATCGCAGGGTCAGGCTGGGTTGACAAGACGGCGCTGTCCAAAGGATACCAGTTCTCTCCGACCAATCCTTCTGCGTGGATTTGTGTTCCCCCCACGCTGCCTTCGATCAGCCGGATGGTGTGCACACTGATATCACGATCATAGATCACAGAAACGACAAGTTCGCCGTTGTTGGCTATCCGCTGATAAGGGCGGGGGATGCGCCGTATCTGCTCCTGACCGGAGTAATTGTGTTCGATTCCGTCGGCGATGCCCCGCGTGCGCGATGCGGCAACCTCACCGTCAACCGTTACCTGAATGGCGCCGCCTGCCCGCGATATCTGATTGTTCGCACTATGCAGGTAGATCTGTGTCAGTGGATTGAGCGCAAGCGGCTGCGAGGCCGAGATGGCGGGTAAGGTCCAGATATCCCCGTCCAGGCTGCCGCCAGCTTGGAGAACTGTCTGGTCTACCAGGGGCAGCATGCGATCCGCCATCAGGGTAAACGTATCTTCCGCACGGCGGTCGTCGGGCAGGTTATCAGGCAATGTGTCACGCGTCCGGTGAATCTGGTAGCGATCGGAGAAGATGTCGCCGGGAAAGGCCGCAGTGAGTTCGTCGTAGCCGTATAGCAGCCCGAGCAAGCCCCCCATAGTCGCGGTCCCGTTGTCAGAATCCCAGCCTGTCAGGGTGCCGATCTGCACCGTCCGCCGGAAATCGCCCTCTCCATAAAGCAGCGCGATGAGTCCTGAAGCGAAGTTGACGGACGATTCCGTCCAATCCTGATACACAAAACCATAATCCGCAGCGTGCAGGTGATAGCGCTCATAAACCCGGTCGCGGGTGCGTTCCCAGTCGTCAGCGTCGAGGTTGGCGAGAAAGTCGGCGAGGACGAAATCGGCGATGTCCGCCGACTTTGAGGTGTCGGGGATATACTGCCGCGCTTGTTCAACCAGCCATATCATCTGGTCTCTTCGGGGCATCGTCAGATCAACCTGGCTTGCCAGCGAATAGAGCAAGACATAGAACTGCGCCGCGTGCGCGGCATATCCGCCTGCGGTTGTGAGGATGGGCAGATTGGCAAGTTGCAGCGCCTTTTCGGGCATTCCAGGAGCAAGCGCCCCGAACAATTCTGTCGTGAGTTGAGCATCGATCTGCAGGTAATCAGGGTTGAGGGCACCCATGCTGGTCGTCGGCGGGAGCGCTCCAGTTCCCATCAGGTTACGTGCCTGTTGATTGGATACCCATATCCAATCGTTGATATGCGCCGCCCAACCGACAGCGATCTGTTCTGCCGAGAGCAGAGGAGTGTGATGCTGATCCATCAAGTACAGGTACACGTATTCGATATCGGTGTCGTCATCGGCAAGCCAGGGATCCTGTAGGACGAAGTCGATCACATCGTCGAGCTTCCAGGACAGGTCCTGATCTAGCCCCCAATCTCCGTCCGTGTAAAAGGGCGCGTCCTGTCGTACGCCTTCCGTGGTTAGTCCAGTCCAATTGGCAATCGCTTCTCCCAGCCACATGGCGCGCAATCTCTCTGCATAGGCGCAGCGGCTCAGTTGTCTGCTCGCAAGATTCTGCTGTGGACATCCGGTCAGGGCTTGTAGGGTGGCTCCGGCGCTGGCAGGGGGGCTGAATGACGCAGAACCTGAGACGAGCATCAGACCTGCGGCGAATACGAGTTGAATGAGTAGCACGCGCATTCGCAACTGTCGCATAGAGTGTCCCCTTCGCCTGGTGCAATTTATACGTATAAATGATAGCGCCGATTCAGTCAATCTCAAGCGCAAACGAAGGGATGTGTCCAGCATATTGCGCACACCCTCGATTGCAGAAGCAAGGCAGTTGCTTGACATGTACACAATGGCGCGCTAATTTATACGTATAAGTTATACGTATAAATGAATTTACAGCAGCTTACATATTGAGAACCTGACCGCTTGGACAGCCATGTCAAACAGGAAAAGGCCAACTCAGGCAGATGTAGCAAAGCGAGCCGCTGTCTCGCAGGCGATGGTTTCATACGTCATCAATAATAGTAGTAGCGTGACCATCCCTGAAGAAACGCGAAAGCGCATTCGCGATGCGATGAGCGACCTGGGCTATGCCCCGAATGTGACCGCCCGCCGGCTACGCTCCAGCAAAACGCACACCATCGCGGGGGTAATCCCCGATATAACGAATCCCTTCTATCCCGCCTTTGAGCGCGGTATCCAGGAGACGGTCGATCGTTACGGCTACGATCTCATCATGTACAACACGGACGGAACCGCTGAACGCGAA
The nucleotide sequence above comes from Candidatus Flexicrinis proximus. Encoded proteins:
- a CDS encoding sugar ABC transporter substrate-binding protein, which translates into the protein MSVLGVQGKWKISVTLLSLLLVFAVMGGVSAQDQVHLRMTVWDTATTPYWQAVVDAYQAQNPNVTVELIDIASAEYQDVVNVMLSGGDDVDVITVKDIPGYSAMLTRGQIIPLNEYIEAADIDLSLYSGAAEELTYEDALYALPFRSDIWILYYNKAIFDAAGLPYPTNDMTWNEFDALARQLASGSGADRVYGAHFHVWRSTVQLPTVQDGENIVIAEDYSFMAPTYNMITSLQADQIIMDYGELKAGSIHYSGVFKNSQVAMLPMGSWFIGSLIAAQKAGEFDFSWGVARYPHPEGVEAGTTAGTLTSLAINTASANKDAAFNFIQFYSGVEGAQVLAALGNLPAIRTPEVLEVFAAVAGVPVEAQEALQTTTVRLELPMHPNVGAYEQILNQEHELIMTNSVTVEEGIAEINRRVAEEIGD
- the kduD gene encoding 2-dehydro-3-deoxy-D-gluconate 5-dehydrogenase KduD — translated: MLDQFRLDGRVALVTGATQGLGQAAAIALAEAGADIVAWDRSEAIETAQTATALGRHSYVVQRDLRTASVEDLRQEVSRIEANFAPISILVNNAGIIRRADALDFSEEDWDDVLQINLKSLFFLSQIVAKRMVARNSGGKIINVASMLSFQGGVRVPSYTASKSGVAGLTRALANELAKHNINVNAIAPGYMATDNTAPLRADEARSDAILRRIPAGRWGTPEDLKGTVVFLASEAARYLHGAIVPVDGGWLAC
- the iolB gene encoding 5-deoxy-glucuronate isomerase, yielding MKYHANLSNQSGMNTLPFNACSLLDFSLLKLAVGETYEAVTPGREILAVLLSGKATFEINDSRFADVGGRANVFSGKPHSVYIPADASFIIRATTAVEIALPSAPSDLEIAPYMIAPSQVADGVWGAANFTRNFHQILTLASQPDLPARRLIVGETYTPSGNWSTYPPHKHQEDDLPRQAYQEEMYYFKVNPKDGFGICHTYNDDGEDENFTIRDNSIHMLPKGYHTVVSAPGYTTYYLWFLGGTQRVQAAVEDPNVGWVSRTVSMLRELGH
- a CDS encoding glycoside hydrolase family 88 protein — translated: MIAVNLKFSVERALQTINANMETFADRFPENTTTGNWYPLRQPQSGFVEGDNYGWTTSFWSGMLWLAYEFTGEARYLQLGERHIQNFAHRVENAIDLDTHDIGFLYTLACVAPWRLTGDLAARQAALQAAEALMARYLAKIGIFQAWGGLDDPKMRGNTIIDSLMNMPLLYWATEQTGDPRFAAAAHYHSSQLRDQVVRPDNSTYHTFYWNPETGAPIGGSTAQGHAGNSCWARGQAWAIYGFALSYRYTHDESLLVAAQRCADYFLDHLPEDHVVYWDLVFGDDSGQPRDSSAAAIAVCGLQELAHWIPEDAQRQRYQSAAETILTSLVTNYAASLQSGSNALLLHSVYDMPKNIGVDEGCLWGDFFYMEALMRSIKPEWQLYW
- a CDS encoding LacI family DNA-binding transcriptional regulator; protein product: MAETILTNSDLKRPADRRVYQRDIAERARVSISTVSRVLKNAGGISDSVTKRVLAVADELGYETTEDDKPEQLRSVMLLTSLSLSPSLDPFHSAVLSGLEWACHQQEIHFGYASLSNGSSNSDLVLSRLQRHPVDGVLLLSLDDPALLQQVRALNIPLVMINVDALDAVEDAVLPDNYQGARLAMRYLLDSGHTRILHITQSHRRTIRRRTEAYRDMLREAGIVFDPDLVVETEINPEQTYKVMTQQLARHGADYTAVFCANDLSAMGFMRAAQEFGLNIPNDVSVIGFDDISSAAFLSPPLTTMRIDVRQLAMLAVRRLMDRVTDPSLLPVRVFLGCELIKRSSVVSR
- a CDS encoding ADP-ribosylglycohydrolase family protein, with the protein product MRQLRMRVLLIQLVFAAGLMLVSGSASFSPPASAGATLQALTGCPQQNLASRQLSRCAYAERLRAMWLGEAIANWTGLTTEGVRQDAPFYTDGDWGLDQDLSWKLDDVIDFVLQDPWLADDDTDIEYVYLYLMDQHHTPLLSAEQIAVGWAAHINDWIWVSNQQARNLMGTGALPPTTSMGALNPDYLQIDAQLTTELFGALAPGMPEKALQLANLPILTTAGGYAAHAAQFYVLLYSLASQVDLTMPRRDQMIWLVEQARQYIPDTSKSADIADFVLADFLANLDADDWERTRDRVYERYHLHAADYGFVYQDWTESSVNFASGLIALLYGEGDFRRTVQIGTLTGWDSDNGTATMGGLLGLLYGYDELTAAFPGDIFSDRYQIHRTRDTLPDNLPDDRRAEDTFTLMADRMLPLVDQTVLQAGGSLDGDIWTLPAISASQPLALNPLTQIYLHSANNQISRAGGAIQVTVDGEVAASRTRGIADGIEHNYSGQEQIRRIPRPYQRIANNGELVVSVIYDRDISVHTIRLIEGSVGGTQIHAEGLVGENWYPLDSAVLSTQPDPAIPYQIFDFVLPGTLELSGIRVRIETGGRLAEASVLELDAVFAGSF